In one Pseudomonas fitomaticsae genomic region, the following are encoded:
- a CDS encoding putative bifunctional diguanylate cyclase/phosphodiesterase — MKTLFPQTNRRILIVDDTPAIHDDFRKILTPDIGGAADLDTLEQTLFGTRQSTHLTFQLDSAYQGQEALKLVQHAVEEGRPYALAFTDMRMPPGWDGLETIEKLWEADPNLQIALCTAYSDYSWEAMAERLEFGDQLLILKKPFDTLEIRQMANALTWKWQLAQDAALKMLSLEQTVEARVHELLKVSRLLQYDSLTGLPNSTLLGDRLTQSLAACRRHDKQLVVMFLGLDRFKRINNALGHPAGDEMLKRVGQQLLACVRESDSVFRYGSDEFVVMLSDINHPQQTRSIAEKLLLAVRTPQTIVGHDVSVTAGLGISIYPDDGTEAIDLIKKAETAMRNAKESGPNEIGFFIEAMNQRAREQQGIESGIRQALQRHEFVLHYQPKIELASGRVVGAEALVRWQKPGHGWVYPSEFIPVAEDSGLIVPLSKWVLAEACRQTRDWQQAGLPPIRMSVNTSAIDFRQRNFVEGIEQVLAQTGLDPRLLELEITEGVLMQNVDATISALNRLKALGVRLAIDDFGTGYSSLSYLRRFPIDVLKIDQSFIRGLSHDSSDAALVGAIISLGKSLNLNVIAEGVETAQQLAFLKDHHCEEGQGYYFSKALPADRFAQLLGEVRPGPWGLA, encoded by the coding sequence ATGAAAACGCTCTTTCCACAGACCAACCGGCGCATATTGATCGTCGACGACACCCCGGCGATCCATGATGATTTCCGCAAGATTCTCACTCCGGACATCGGCGGTGCAGCAGACCTCGACACGCTCGAACAGACACTGTTCGGTACCCGCCAGTCGACGCACCTGACGTTCCAGCTCGACTCCGCCTACCAGGGGCAGGAAGCGCTGAAACTGGTGCAACACGCGGTGGAAGAAGGCCGGCCTTATGCCCTCGCCTTCACCGACATGCGCATGCCACCGGGCTGGGACGGCCTGGAAACCATCGAAAAACTCTGGGAGGCCGACCCGAACCTGCAAATCGCCTTGTGCACCGCCTATTCCGACTACAGCTGGGAAGCCATGGCCGAACGCCTGGAGTTCGGCGATCAGTTGCTGATCCTGAAAAAACCGTTCGATACCCTGGAAATCCGCCAGATGGCCAACGCCCTGACCTGGAAATGGCAACTGGCTCAGGATGCGGCACTGAAGATGCTCAGCCTCGAGCAGACCGTCGAAGCCCGCGTGCATGAATTGCTCAAGGTCTCGCGCCTGTTGCAGTACGACAGCCTCACGGGCCTGCCCAACAGCACCTTGCTCGGTGACCGTTTGACTCAGTCGCTGGCCGCCTGCCGTCGCCACGACAAACAACTGGTGGTGATGTTTCTCGGGCTGGATCGCTTCAAGCGCATCAACAATGCCCTGGGCCATCCGGCGGGCGACGAGATGCTCAAACGGGTCGGCCAGCAATTGCTCGCCTGCGTGCGCGAATCGGACTCGGTCTTTCGTTATGGCTCCGACGAATTCGTGGTGATGCTCAGCGACATCAACCACCCGCAGCAGACCCGCAGCATCGCCGAAAAGCTGTTGCTGGCCGTTCGTACTCCGCAGACGATTGTCGGGCATGACGTCAGTGTCACCGCCGGCCTGGGCATCAGTATCTACCCCGACGATGGAACGGAGGCCATCGACCTGATCAAAAAAGCAGAAACGGCCATGCGCAATGCCAAGGAAAGCGGGCCGAACGAGATCGGGTTCTTCATCGAAGCCATGAACCAGCGCGCCCGGGAGCAGCAAGGCATCGAATCGGGCATTCGCCAGGCCCTTCAACGCCACGAATTCGTCCTGCACTACCAACCGAAAATCGAGCTGGCCAGCGGCCGGGTGGTCGGCGCCGAGGCGCTGGTGCGCTGGCAGAAACCGGGGCATGGCTGGGTGTATCCATCGGAGTTCATTCCGGTGGCCGAAGACAGCGGCCTGATCGTGCCGCTGAGCAAATGGGTGCTGGCCGAAGCCTGTCGGCAGACCCGGGACTGGCAGCAGGCGGGGTTGCCGCCGATCCGCATGTCGGTCAACACCTCGGCCATCGACTTTCGCCAGCGGAACTTCGTCGAGGGCATCGAACAGGTGCTGGCACAGACCGGGCTGGATCCCCGTCTGCTGGAACTGGAGATCACCGAAGGTGTGCTGATGCAGAACGTCGACGCGACGATAAGCGCGCTGAACCGGCTGAAGGCGCTGGGCGTCCGGCTGGCCATCGATGACTTCGGCACCGGCTATTCCAGCCTGAGCTATCTGCGGCGGTTTCCCATCGATGTGCTGAAGATCGATCAGTCGTTCATTCGCGGACTTAGCCATGACAGCAGCGATGCGGCGCTGGTCGGCGCGATCATCAGCCTGGGCAAGAGCCTGAATCTGAACGTCATCGCCGAAGGGGTGGAGACCGCGCAACAGCTAGCGTTTCTCAAGGACCACCATTGCGAGGAAGGCCAGGGCTACTACTTCAGCAAGGCCTTGCCGGCGGACAGGTTTGCCCAACTGCTGGGCGAAGTTCGCCCCGGTCCCTGGGGGCTGGCATGA
- a CDS encoding LysE family translocator: MIPLQDLLIFAAAALLMVLTPGPNMIYLISRSICQGRRAGVTSLLGVVAGFFVHLFAAAAGLTAVFLAVPMAYEVLKWAGALYLLWLAWQAVKPGARSPFEAQQLPADSSRKLVTMGFLTSALNPKIAVFYLSVFPQFITPEHGSVFTHSIILGLTQISVSFSVNLLIALFAAGIASWFVNNPTWLAAQRYFMGFVLGGLAVRLMLEQRKAA; the protein is encoded by the coding sequence ATGATCCCGCTGCAAGACCTGCTGATTTTTGCCGCCGCCGCCCTGCTGATGGTACTGACGCCGGGACCGAACATGATCTACCTGATCTCCCGTTCGATCTGCCAGGGACGGCGCGCCGGGGTGACCTCGCTGCTCGGCGTGGTGGCGGGGTTCTTCGTGCATCTGTTCGCGGCGGCCGCCGGTCTGACCGCCGTGTTTCTCGCGGTGCCGATGGCCTATGAAGTGTTGAAATGGGCCGGTGCGCTGTACCTGCTGTGGCTGGCCTGGCAGGCGGTGAAACCCGGCGCCCGCTCGCCGTTCGAGGCGCAGCAATTGCCGGCGGATTCCTCGCGCAAACTGGTCACCATGGGGTTCCTCACCAGTGCGTTGAACCCGAAAATCGCGGTGTTCTACCTCTCGGTGTTTCCACAGTTCATCACCCCGGAACACGGCTCGGTGTTCACCCATAGCATCATCCTCGGCCTGACCCAGATCAGCGTCAGTTTCAGCGTCAACCTGTTGATCGCGCTGTTCGCAGCGGGCATCGCTTCATGGTTCGTCAACAACCCGACCTGGCTCGCGGCGCAGCGTTACTTCATGGGCTTCGTGCTGGGCGGTCTGGCGGTGCGCCTGATGCTTGAACAGCGCAAGGCCGCCTGA
- the metR gene encoding transcriptional regulator MetR — protein sequence MLEIRHLKTLHALREADSLVDAADRLHLTQSALSHQFKELEERMGMPLFVRKTKPVRFTSAGLRLLQLADATLPLLRAAERDIGRLAGGTAGRLHMAIECHSCFQWLMPTIDQFRDAWPEVELDLASGFSFAPLPALARGDLDLVVTSDPLEIAGITYVPLFTYEAMLAVANQHALASKPYIVPEDLLTETLITYPVERDRLDIFTRFLEPADIEPAQVRTSELTVMMMQLVASGRGVCGMPHWALHEYSSRGYVKAKRLGEKGLFATLYAAIRADMLDAPYMRDFLLTAKDTSFSTLDGVSAVR from the coding sequence GTGCTTGAGATCCGTCACCTGAAAACCCTGCATGCCCTGCGCGAAGCCGACAGCCTGGTGGATGCGGCCGACCGCCTGCACCTGACCCAGTCGGCGCTGTCCCACCAGTTCAAGGAACTGGAGGAACGCATGGGCATGCCGTTGTTCGTGCGCAAGACCAAACCGGTGCGCTTCACCAGCGCCGGCCTGCGCCTGCTGCAACTGGCCGACGCGACCCTGCCGCTGCTGCGTGCTGCCGAACGTGACATCGGACGTCTGGCCGGGGGCACCGCCGGGCGTCTGCACATGGCCATCGAATGCCACAGCTGCTTCCAGTGGCTGATGCCGACCATCGACCAGTTCCGCGATGCATGGCCGGAAGTCGAACTCGACCTCGCTTCGGGTTTCTCGTTTGCCCCGCTGCCGGCACTGGCCCGGGGCGATCTGGATCTGGTGGTGACGTCCGACCCGCTGGAAATCGCCGGCATCACCTACGTGCCGCTGTTCACCTACGAAGCCATGCTTGCGGTGGCCAACCAGCACGCGCTGGCAAGCAAACCGTACATCGTCCCCGAAGACCTGCTGACCGAAACCCTGATCACCTACCCGGTGGAACGGGATCGGCTGGACATCTTCACCCGCTTCCTCGAACCGGCCGACATCGAACCGGCGCAGGTACGCACCTCAGAGCTGACGGTGATGATGATGCAACTGGTGGCCAGCGGCCGTGGCGTATGCGGCATGCCGCACTGGGCGCTGCATGAATACAGCTCACGGGGTTACGTGAAGGCCAAGCGGCTGGGCGAGAAAGGTCTGTTCGCGACGCTGTACGCGGCGATCCGCGCCGACATGCTGGACGCGCCGTACATGCGCGATTTCCTGCTGACGGCCAAGGACACCTCGTTCTCGACCCTGGATGGAGTCAGCGCGGTTCGTTGA
- a CDS encoding GGDEF/EAL domain-containing response regulator, with protein MSAQPGTINRRVLIVDDTASIHGDFAKILKPATVEDKDLDETENLLFGTPSSAPTSSKEHFELDSAYQGREALDKVEAALAAGRPYAMAFIDMRMPPGWDGLETIERLWQADPKLQVALCTAYSDYSWEEIDQRLPQNDRLLILKKPFDAIEIRQMASALTVKWQMTEDAELKMNQLEQAVEERTRELSDANIIVQNSPTILYRLRGEPSFPLMYISHNITRYGHVAADLVGSDTWGQTLIHPDDQASVDTAMGRVLDRHAEGASIEFRLRTGEGGWRWVENRYIPVRDHDGRLLEVEGIILDITERRMAEEKMALLARTDGLTGLSNRATLIERLHQAFAAARRGAAPFAVFYLDLDHFKRINDTLGHPVGDLLLQAVAHRIKSSVRENDVVARLGGDEFALLQLDVNDPTQSAAIAAKIRDALLEPYHLAGNAVHISVSIGICIYRPTSLDADNLLAGADMALYRAKETGRNQYQFYSEEITREVCERMTLAEELTTALTQGGLKLDYTPEADMHSGKILGMAAQVSWQHPRLGLLPASAFVPAAEKTGAIIALGRWILDHACWQMRQWQDDGVAPPVMAIKISLAQLKSGPELIYDVLRTTARWQLAPWDLRFDVTEATLAQTKWTQNDVLPRLRELGVKIAIDDFGTEYSSFDYLKTYRVNHLKLAQSLIDNAAQDAGGANTLRAIVNFARDLAIGISAEGVLLSDQGNAPASPAPLKNVQGLYLSEAISPEQAARLLKDASVTTPLPRGDEG; from the coding sequence ATGAGTGCGCAACCCGGAACCATCAATCGCCGCGTACTGATCGTCGACGATACCGCGTCGATCCACGGCGATTTCGCGAAAATCCTCAAACCCGCCACGGTTGAAGACAAAGACCTGGACGAAACCGAAAACCTGCTGTTCGGCACCCCGTCCAGCGCACCGACGTCCTCAAAGGAACACTTCGAACTGGACTCGGCCTATCAGGGCCGCGAAGCCCTGGACAAGGTCGAAGCCGCTCTGGCCGCCGGGCGTCCCTACGCCATGGCCTTCATCGACATGCGCATGCCGCCGGGCTGGGATGGCCTTGAAACCATCGAACGCCTCTGGCAGGCCGATCCCAAACTGCAAGTGGCCCTGTGCACGGCCTACTCCGACTACTCCTGGGAAGAGATCGATCAGCGGCTGCCCCAGAACGATCGCCTGCTGATCCTGAAAAAACCGTTCGATGCGATCGAAATCCGTCAGATGGCCAGTGCCCTGACGGTCAAGTGGCAGATGACCGAAGACGCCGAGCTGAAGATGAATCAGCTGGAACAGGCCGTCGAGGAGCGAACCCGCGAACTGTCCGACGCCAACATCATCGTGCAGAACAGTCCGACCATCCTCTACCGGTTGCGCGGTGAGCCGTCGTTTCCGCTGATGTACATCTCCCACAACATCACCCGTTACGGACATGTCGCGGCCGATCTGGTGGGCTCGGACACCTGGGGCCAGACACTGATCCATCCCGACGACCAGGCCAGTGTCGATACCGCCATGGGCCGGGTACTCGATCGCCATGCAGAGGGCGCCTCCATCGAGTTTCGTCTGCGTACCGGCGAGGGTGGCTGGCGCTGGGTGGAAAACCGTTACATCCCGGTACGCGACCACGACGGCCGGCTGCTGGAAGTCGAGGGCATCATCCTCGATATCACCGAGCGCCGAATGGCCGAGGAGAAAATGGCCTTGCTGGCCCGCACCGACGGTCTCACCGGTCTGTCCAACCGCGCCACGCTGATCGAGCGTCTGCATCAGGCGTTCGCCGCCGCGCGTCGGGGAGCAGCACCTTTTGCCGTGTTTTACCTGGATCTGGACCACTTCAAGCGAATCAACGACACCCTGGGTCATCCGGTCGGCGATCTGCTGTTGCAGGCAGTGGCACACCGGATCAAATCCAGTGTGCGGGAGAACGACGTGGTCGCCCGTCTGGGCGGAGATGAATTCGCGCTCCTGCAACTGGACGTCAACGACCCGACCCAGTCTGCTGCCATCGCCGCCAAGATCCGCGATGCGCTGTTGGAGCCTTATCACCTGGCGGGCAATGCCGTGCACATCTCCGTCAGTATCGGCATCTGCATTTACCGGCCCACGAGTCTGGATGCAGACAATCTGCTGGCCGGCGCCGACATGGCGCTGTACCGCGCCAAGGAAACAGGGCGCAATCAGTACCAGTTCTACTCGGAGGAAATCACCCGGGAAGTCTGCGAGCGCATGACCCTTGCCGAAGAATTGACGACGGCCCTCACCCAGGGAGGACTGAAGCTCGATTACACGCCGGAAGCGGACATGCACAGCGGCAAGATTCTCGGCATGGCCGCGCAGGTCAGTTGGCAACATCCCAGGCTTGGCCTGCTGCCGGCATCGGCCTTCGTACCGGCGGCAGAAAAGACCGGCGCAATCATTGCGCTTGGCCGCTGGATACTGGATCACGCCTGCTGGCAGATGCGCCAGTGGCAAGACGATGGGGTGGCCCCCCCGGTGATGGCGATAAAGATTTCCCTGGCGCAGCTCAAAAGCGGCCCCGAACTCATTTACGACGTACTGCGAACAACAGCTCGCTGGCAACTTGCGCCGTGGGACCTGCGTTTCGATGTCACTGAAGCGACCCTGGCCCAGACCAAATGGACCCAAAATGATGTGCTGCCGCGCCTGCGCGAGCTGGGCGTAAAAATCGCCATCGATGATTTCGGCACCGAGTATTCATCGTTCGACTACCTGAAGACCTATCGGGTCAATCACCTCAAGCTGGCCCAGTCCCTGATCGACAACGCAGCTCAGGATGCAGGCGGCGCCAACACGCTGCGGGCAATCGTCAATTTCGCACGGGATCTGGCGATCGGCATCAGCGCCGAAGGCGTCCTGCTATCGGATCAGGGTAATGCTCCAGCCTCCCCCGCTCCGCTGAAGAACGTGCAAGGTCTTTACCTGAGCGAAGCGATCAGCCCCGAGCAAGCGGCCCGCCTGCTGAAAGACGCAAGTGTGACCACCCCGCTTCCCAGGGGGGATGAAGGATGA
- a CDS encoding NUDIX hydrolase → MTSDFAVPPRLIRIAAALLLNPDGQTLLVRKRGTAAFMQPGGKIEAHERPVHALARELEEELGLVIDPAQASFLGQFSAPAANEPGFVVQAEIFQLTIDAKVSPAAEIEEVIWIDPATDGEVILAPLTRDLILPFYRASLTAIA, encoded by the coding sequence ATGACCTCTGATTTCGCAGTTCCCCCCCGCCTCATTCGTATCGCCGCCGCGCTGCTGCTCAACCCCGACGGCCAGACCCTGCTGGTGCGCAAGCGCGGCACTGCGGCGTTCATGCAACCAGGCGGCAAGATCGAAGCCCACGAACGGCCGGTGCATGCGCTGGCCCGTGAGCTGGAAGAAGAACTGGGGCTGGTGATCGATCCGGCGCAGGCGAGCTTTCTCGGCCAGTTCTCGGCACCGGCGGCCAACGAGCCGGGATTCGTCGTGCAGGCCGAGATCTTTCAGCTGACCATCGACGCCAAGGTGTCTCCGGCCGCCGAGATCGAAGAGGTGATCTGGATCGACCCGGCCACCGACGGCGAAGTGATTCTCGCCCCATTGACACGCGACCTGATCCTGCCGTTTTATCGAGCCTCGCTGACCGCGATCGCCTGA
- the metE gene encoding 5-methyltetrahydropteroyltriglutamate--homocysteine S-methyltransferase, with protein MAVAHTLGFPRIGADRELKKALEACWKGDLDQASLNQVGRELRARHWQLQKDAGIDLLPVGDFAWYDQVLTHSLTFGVIPERFDDVRDERGLPTLDTLFAMARGATASCCGGEHGKTQYAQELTKWFDTNYHFLVPEFTADQSFKLSWEQLFDEVEEAKALGHNVKPVIIGPLTYLWLGKAKGNDFDKLDLLERLLPVYNEILGRLAAQGVEWVQIDEPILTLDLPQAWKNAFERAYHILQYSPLKKLVATYFSGLQDNLGLAVGLPVQGLHIDAVRAPDQLGQVLDRLPTYKILSVGLVNGRNVWRCELEQALAQLQPAQERFGDNLWVSSSCSLLHSPVDVEREDKLDPELKSWLAFAVQKCAEISVLRDALNDPQAPKVQSALAESRAIQESRARSPRIHKAAVQARIEAINASDSQRHSPFAKRIAAQQVRLKLPTFPTTTIGSFPQTGSIRLARQAYKQGKLSANDYHDAMRSEIRHAVQVQERLGLDVLVHGEAERNDMVEYFAEQLDGYLFTRFGWVQSYGSRCVKPAVIYGDLSRPNAMTVDWITYAQSLTDKVMKGMLTGPVTMLMWSFPREDVSRKVQAQQLALALRDEVVDLENAGIKIVQIDEAAFREGLPLRRAQWQEYLDWAVEAFRLTASGVKDETQIHTHMCYSEFNDVIKAIADMDADVITIETSRSDMELLDAFEAFDYPNDIGPGVYDIHSPRVPDTAEMVKLMSKAVKRIPAARLWVNPDCGLKTRAWPETEAALVNMVAAARQLRSQLA; from the coding sequence ATGGCCGTGGCCCACACCCTTGGTTTCCCGCGCATCGGCGCCGACCGCGAACTGAAAAAAGCCCTCGAAGCCTGTTGGAAAGGCGATCTCGATCAGGCGTCCCTGAATCAGGTCGGTCGTGAGCTGCGCGCCAGACACTGGCAATTGCAGAAGGACGCCGGCATCGACCTGCTGCCGGTCGGCGACTTCGCCTGGTACGACCAGGTGCTGACCCACTCGCTGACCTTCGGTGTGATCCCGGAGCGCTTCGATGACGTGCGCGATGAACGCGGTCTGCCGACCCTCGATACGCTGTTTGCCATGGCCCGTGGCGCCACGGCGTCCTGCTGCGGCGGTGAGCACGGCAAGACTCAATACGCTCAAGAGCTGACCAAGTGGTTCGACACCAACTACCACTTTCTGGTCCCGGAGTTCACCGCAGACCAGTCGTTCAAACTGAGCTGGGAACAGCTGTTCGATGAAGTCGAAGAAGCCAAAGCCCTCGGTCACAACGTCAAACCGGTGATCATCGGGCCGCTGACTTATCTGTGGCTGGGCAAGGCGAAAGGCAACGACTTCGACAAGCTCGACCTGCTCGAGCGTCTGCTGCCGGTGTACAACGAAATTCTCGGGCGGCTTGCCGCACAAGGCGTGGAGTGGGTGCAGATCGACGAGCCGATTCTCACCCTTGACCTGCCGCAAGCCTGGAAGAACGCCTTCGAACGCGCCTATCACATCCTGCAGTACTCGCCGCTGAAAAAACTGGTGGCGACCTATTTCAGTGGCCTGCAGGACAACCTCGGTCTGGCCGTCGGCCTGCCGGTGCAAGGTCTGCACATCGACGCGGTGCGTGCGCCGGATCAGCTCGGCCAGGTGCTGGATCGCCTGCCGACCTACAAGATTCTTTCGGTAGGCCTGGTCAACGGCCGCAACGTCTGGCGCTGCGAACTGGAGCAGGCACTGGCGCAGTTGCAACCGGCGCAGGAACGCTTTGGCGACAACCTGTGGGTCAGCAGTTCCTGCTCGTTGCTGCACAGCCCGGTGGATGTCGAGCGCGAAGACAAGCTCGATCCGGAACTGAAAAGCTGGCTGGCATTCGCCGTGCAGAAGTGCGCCGAAATCTCCGTGTTGCGTGATGCGCTGAACGATCCACAAGCACCGAAAGTGCAAAGCGCACTGGCCGAAAGCCGCGCCATTCAGGAAAGCCGCGCCCGCTCGCCGCGTATTCACAAGGCCGCCGTGCAGGCGCGGATCGAGGCCATCAATGCCAGCGACAGCCAGCGTCATTCGCCGTTCGCCAAACGCATCGCCGCACAGCAGGTGCGTTTGAAATTGCCGACGTTCCCGACCACCACCATCGGCTCGTTCCCGCAGACCGGTTCGATTCGCCTGGCCCGTCAGGCCTACAAGCAGGGCAAGCTGTCGGCCAACGATTATCACGACGCCATGCGCAGCGAAATCCGCCACGCGGTACAGGTGCAGGAACGTCTGGGCCTCGATGTGCTGGTGCACGGTGAAGCCGAACGCAACGACATGGTCGAGTACTTCGCCGAGCAGCTCGACGGATACTTGTTCACTCGTTTCGGCTGGGTCCAGAGCTACGGTTCCCGTTGCGTCAAACCGGCGGTGATTTATGGCGATCTGTCCCGTCCGAACGCCATGACCGTGGACTGGATCACCTACGCCCAGAGCCTGACCGACAAGGTCATGAAAGGCATGCTCACAGGTCCCGTGACCATGCTGATGTGGTCGTTCCCCCGCGAAGACGTGTCGCGCAAGGTTCAGGCGCAGCAACTGGCGCTGGCCCTGCGGGATGAAGTGGTGGATCTGGAAAACGCCGGGATCAAAATCGTGCAGATCGACGAAGCCGCGTTCCGCGAAGGTCTGCCGCTGCGCCGTGCACAGTGGCAGGAATATCTGGACTGGGCGGTGGAGGCGTTCCGGCTGACCGCCTCGGGCGTGAAGGATGAAACCCAGATTCACACCCACATGTGTTACAGCGAATTCAATGACGTAATCAAGGCCATCGCCGACATGGACGCCGACGTGATCACCATCGAAACCTCACGTTCGGACATGGAATTGCTCGATGCCTTCGAAGCGTTCGACTACCCGAACGACATCGGTCCGGGTGTCTACGACATCCACTCGCCACGGGTGCCGGACACGGCGGAAATGGTCAAGCTGATGAGCAAGGCCGTGAAACGGATTCCGGCAGCGCGGTTGTGGGTCAATCCCGATTGCGGGCTGAAAACCCGAGCCTGGCCGGAGACGGAAGCAGCGCTGGTGAACATGGTCGCGGCAGCGCGGCAATTGCGCAGTCAGCTGGCTTGA
- a CDS encoding HD domain-containing phosphohydrolase has product MEEPTAPNSASRPKVLLVDDEEPILNSLRRLLRGQPYDVLLATSGAQALEMLEQQSVNLVMSDARMPNMDGATLLARVHELYPATTRIMLTGYADPSAIIKAINEGQIERYISKPWNDEEMLLTLRQALEHQHLARERERLEKLTRVQNEQLKLLNSTLEKHVSARTAELQQTADMLDLAYEELKRSFLTGTEMFSLLANLRLPPAKQTNRQIIELVRGYCKMHRLDEAASRDLTMAAALYNIGKLSWTDSMMTTPSDLLHSTERDRYRAYPKQSESLLMTLDPMKDAARLILHHQEHWDGSGFPDRLKGEAIPLGSRLLKLAVDFVELQRGLILERQMNSDEALLYLRQYAGKLYDPELIEDFIKVCAMVSDVTLTDPDVKVMGTRELAAGMILARNLNADNGMLLLNAGKVLSALLVDKLISFEAMEGAKYKVFVKVPEEGESVLLAQS; this is encoded by the coding sequence ATGGAAGAGCCAACCGCCCCGAATTCAGCGTCGCGACCCAAGGTATTGCTGGTCGATGACGAAGAGCCGATCCTCAACAGCCTGCGCCGTCTGCTGCGCGGTCAGCCTTATGACGTGTTGCTGGCCACCAGCGGTGCCCAGGCCCTGGAAATGCTCGAACAGCAATCGGTGAATCTGGTGATGAGCGATGCGCGCATGCCCAACATGGACGGTGCCACGCTGCTGGCTCGCGTTCATGAGCTGTATCCGGCGACCACGCGGATCATGCTTACCGGCTACGCCGACCCTTCGGCGATCATCAAGGCGATCAACGAGGGCCAGATCGAGCGCTACATCAGCAAGCCCTGGAACGACGAAGAAATGCTCCTGACCTTGCGCCAGGCCCTGGAGCATCAGCATCTGGCGCGTGAGCGCGAGCGTCTGGAGAAACTGACGCGGGTGCAGAACGAACAATTGAAGTTGCTCAACAGCACCCTGGAAAAACATGTCAGCGCCCGCACCGCTGAACTGCAGCAGACCGCCGACATGCTTGATCTGGCGTATGAGGAGCTCAAGCGCAGTTTCCTGACGGGCACCGAAATGTTCTCGTTGCTGGCCAACCTGCGCCTGCCCCCGGCCAAGCAGACCAACCGGCAGATCATCGAACTGGTGCGCGGCTACTGCAAGATGCACCGTCTGGACGAAGCCGCCAGCCGCGACCTGACCATGGCCGCCGCGCTCTACAACATCGGCAAGCTGAGCTGGACCGACAGCATGATGACCACGCCTTCGGACCTGCTGCACAGCACCGAGCGCGATCGCTATCGGGCTTATCCGAAACAGAGCGAATCGCTGTTGATGACCCTGGACCCGATGAAGGATGCCGCACGGCTCATCCTGCATCATCAGGAGCACTGGGACGGCAGCGGGTTTCCGGACCGGCTCAAGGGCGAGGCCATTCCCTTGGGCTCGCGGCTGTTGAAACTGGCAGTGGATTTTGTCGAGTTGCAGCGCGGGCTGATTCTCGAGCGACAGATGAACAGCGATGAAGCGTTGCTGTACCTGCGCCAGTACGCCGGCAAACTCTACGATCCCGAGCTGATCGAGGATTTCATCAAGGTCTGCGCAATGGTCAGCGACGTCACCCTGACCGATCCGGACGTCAAGGTGATGGGCACCCGGGAGCTGGCGGCGGGGATGATCCTGGCGCGCAATCTCAACGCCGACAACGGTATGTTGCTGCTCAATGCCGGCAAGGTGCTGAGCGCTTTGCTGGTGGACAAATTGATCAGTTTCGAAGCCATGGAGGGCGCTAAGTACAAGGTGTTCGTGAAAGTGCCGGAGGAGGGGGAGAGTGTGCTTCTGGCCCAGAGTTGA
- a CDS encoding GNAT family N-acetyltransferase encodes MWIERLDASHALAYRELMLEAYDRHPQAFTSSVRERAVMPLSWWESRLTSKLDAVFGAFEDGRLAGIVGLAFEPREKARHKATVFGLYVSAEFRQRGLGLKLMEAVLVEAQQHPALKVIQLTVTAGNDAAFQLYQRCGFIQFGLEPMAVRVGEDYFDKIHMWCPPSVSTASLNEPR; translated from the coding sequence ATGTGGATCGAACGGCTGGATGCCAGTCATGCGCTGGCCTATCGCGAGCTGATGCTGGAAGCCTATGACCGGCATCCGCAGGCGTTCACCTCCAGCGTGCGCGAGCGCGCAGTGATGCCGCTGAGCTGGTGGGAATCACGCCTGACCAGCAAGCTCGACGCGGTGTTCGGCGCGTTCGAAGACGGCCGCTTGGCGGGCATCGTTGGCCTGGCGTTCGAGCCTCGGGAGAAGGCCCGGCACAAGGCAACGGTATTCGGCCTGTATGTGTCGGCTGAATTTCGTCAGCGCGGGCTGGGGCTGAAATTGATGGAGGCGGTGCTGGTTGAGGCGCAGCAGCATCCGGCGCTGAAAGTCATTCAATTGACCGTCACCGCCGGCAATGACGCGGCGTTCCAGCTGTACCAGCGCTGCGGCTTCATTCAGTTCGGCCTCGAACCAATGGCGGTGCGGGTCGGCGAGGACTACTTCGACAAGATCCACATGTGGTGCCCGCCTTCTGTGTCAACCGCCAGCCTCAACGAACCGCGCTGA